A genomic window from Candidatus Hydrogenedentota bacterium includes:
- the glnE gene encoding bifunctional [glutamate--ammonia ligase]-adenylyl-L-tyrosine phosphorylase/[glutamate--ammonia-ligase] adenylyltransferase has product MHPAFEHIVFADAPQAARFLDGLMRGGDDSLFAHLAAALVETAHPSQSLVRLERYLEAVPDRAAVLERFSSSLASTRLAVTLFSQSHFLTDIVCREPELLPWLCDSAERSRPRSRDDMLADLLAFEGVPEDYETTLHALRTFRRREIARIAIRDIFEHASVPSLTLDLSNLADATLEVALRASQHHASRRFGQPRCVDAAGSAREASLVVLGMGKLGGRELNFSSDIDLLFLYTDEGQTTGDGGRVTANADYFRKVGELLIRAVSEQTAGGQPFRVDMRLRPFGATGPLAISLEAAIDYYTTYGRAWERQALIKTRSCAGDIALGDAFIERMRPFVFPRFFDDETLDDIRETKRQAELQIERRGETDREVKLGRGGIRDIEFTVQMLQLLNGGAWPELRTTNTLEAIEVLGRRHYLSPFEANALASHYAFLRRVEHRLQIEGSRQRHALPAEPEALDEFARQLGFVDGASFMNVYRDYTQETRAILDRFLAAKGSGDLWIGDLLNPRSDGHVGAPRLTKLGFREPERARKALLELCVGPPDNPHTQHVRQDFADVAPGLIRALGRAADPDRTLMRLATLLPRVATPGALYQILKSKRELSEYLVQLVSNSEYLMTILVRDPGLFDLLGTGEALDTPATRRELREELRFLASGYDKSAAIYRFRDGAMLRVGLRELVRDIALAQVGDELTLIAETVLEHALADARRKAAERYGATDTPFAVLGLGKLGGWEMGYGSDLDLIFVYDSDGGGPGGMSAQEYFSAVAAYTINRLTDHTRYGVLYDIDARLRPDGNKGMLAVGHRRLDEYYLDEAQSWERLALMKARAVAGDLRFGLHVERQVKDLSFSLPLSSDTLARIETLRSKLAEQSTPLDLKRSPGGINEIEFITRLWQLRYVHELPELKRGDVFGALDILMENGLVDPPKCAALYDAYGQLRRILNRIRMMHGGHETDLPADPESRRELAARLGIVTPDLAAYVDEHKKRVHAIYNETLEHGPATA; this is encoded by the coding sequence CGGCCTGATGCGCGGCGGCGATGATTCGCTATTCGCGCATCTCGCGGCGGCGCTGGTGGAGACCGCGCACCCGAGCCAGTCGCTGGTGCGCCTCGAGCGGTACCTCGAGGCTGTCCCCGACCGCGCCGCCGTACTGGAGCGTTTCAGCAGCAGCCTCGCCTCCACGCGCCTGGCTGTCACGCTCTTCAGCCAGAGCCATTTCCTGACCGATATCGTATGCCGGGAGCCGGAGTTGCTGCCCTGGTTGTGTGACTCGGCGGAGCGTTCGCGGCCCCGCTCGCGCGACGACATGCTCGCCGACCTGCTGGCCTTCGAGGGGGTTCCGGAAGACTACGAGACGACGCTGCACGCCTTGCGTACATTCCGCCGCCGCGAAATCGCGCGCATCGCCATCCGCGACATCTTCGAGCACGCGTCCGTGCCGTCCTTGACGCTGGACCTGTCCAATCTGGCCGATGCCACGCTCGAGGTGGCGCTGCGCGCGTCGCAACACCATGCGTCGCGCCGGTTCGGGCAGCCGCGGTGCGTGGACGCGGCGGGCAGCGCGCGCGAGGCAAGCCTTGTCGTGCTGGGCATGGGCAAACTGGGCGGACGCGAGCTCAATTTCAGTTCCGATATCGATTTGCTCTTTCTGTATACGGACGAAGGCCAGACGACCGGCGACGGCGGGCGCGTCACGGCGAACGCGGACTATTTCCGCAAGGTGGGCGAGCTATTGATCAGGGCCGTGTCCGAGCAGACGGCGGGCGGCCAGCCTTTCCGCGTGGATATGCGGCTGCGTCCCTTCGGCGCGACGGGGCCGCTCGCAATCAGCCTGGAGGCGGCCATCGATTATTACACGACCTACGGCCGCGCATGGGAGCGGCAGGCGTTGATCAAGACGCGTTCCTGCGCGGGCGATATTGCGCTTGGCGACGCGTTTATCGAGCGCATGAGACCCTTTGTGTTCCCCCGTTTCTTTGACGACGAAACCCTCGACGACATCCGAGAGACGAAGCGCCAGGCGGAACTGCAGATCGAGCGGCGCGGCGAGACGGACCGGGAAGTGAAACTCGGGCGCGGCGGTATCCGCGACATAGAATTCACCGTCCAGATGCTGCAGCTGCTGAATGGCGGCGCATGGCCGGAATTGCGGACCACGAACACGCTTGAGGCCATTGAGGTGCTTGGACGCCGGCACTACCTGTCGCCATTCGAGGCGAACGCGCTTGCGAGCCATTACGCGTTCCTGCGCCGCGTCGAGCACCGGCTCCAGATAGAAGGCAGCCGTCAGCGCCACGCGCTGCCCGCGGAGCCGGAAGCGCTCGACGAGTTCGCGCGGCAACTGGGGTTTGTGGACGGCGCATCGTTCATGAACGTGTATCGCGATTACACGCAGGAAACGCGCGCGATTCTCGACCGCTTTCTGGCCGCGAAAGGTTCGGGCGACCTCTGGATCGGCGATCTCCTGAATCCGCGATCGGACGGCCACGTGGGCGCGCCTCGTTTGACCAAACTGGGATTCCGAGAACCCGAACGCGCGCGAAAAGCCCTGCTCGAACTATGTGTCGGGCCGCCCGACAACCCGCATACGCAGCATGTGCGCCAGGACTTTGCTGACGTTGCCCCGGGCCTAATCCGCGCGCTGGGCCGCGCCGCCGACCCCGATCGCACGCTGATGCGCCTCGCGACGCTCTTGCCGCGCGTTGCCACGCCCGGCGCCCTGTACCAGATTCTGAAGTCGAAGAGGGAACTCAGCGAATACCTCGTGCAACTGGTTTCGAACAGCGAGTATTTGATGACCATCCTCGTGCGCGACCCCGGACTTTTCGACCTGCTCGGCACCGGCGAGGCGCTCGATACGCCGGCCACGCGCCGGGAACTGCGCGAGGAACTGCGCTTCCTCGCAAGCGGGTACGACAAGAGCGCCGCAATCTACCGGTTCCGTGACGGGGCGATGCTGCGCGTCGGCCTGCGCGAACTCGTGCGCGACATCGCGCTGGCGCAGGTCGGCGATGAATTGACGCTCATTGCGGAAACCGTGCTGGAACATGCCCTCGCTGACGCGCGCCGGAAAGCCGCGGAAAGGTATGGCGCAACGGATACGCCGTTCGCCGTGCTCGGACTCGGCAAGCTGGGTGGTTGGGAGATGGGCTACGGCAGCGACCTCGACCTCATCTTCGTCTATGACAGCGACGGCGGCGGGCCGGGCGGCATGTCGGCGCAGGAGTATTTTTCCGCCGTGGCCGCGTACACCATCAACCGGCTCACCGACCACACCCGTTACGGGGTCCTGTATGACATCGACGCGCGGCTGCGGCCCGACGGCAACAAGGGAATGCTCGCCGTGGGACACCGCCGCCTGGACGAGTACTATCTTGACGAGGCGCAGTCGTGGGAGCGGCTCGCGCTGATGAAAGCGCGCGCGGTCGCGGGCGACCTGCGTTTTGGCCTGCACGTGGAGCGGCAGGTGAAGGACCTTTCGTTCTCGCTGCCGCTCAGTTCGGATACGCTTGCGCGCATCGAAACGCTGCGTTCGAAGCTGGCCGAGCAGTCCACGCCGCTCGATCTCAAGCGCAGCCCGGGCGGCATTAATGAGATCGAGTTCATCACGAGGCTCTGGCAACTGCGGTATGTTCACGAACTGCCGGAACTCAAGCGCGGCGACGTCTTCGGCGCGCTGGATATTCTCATGGAGAATGGTCTTGTGGACCCGCCGAAATGCGCGGCGCTCTACGACGCCTATGGCCAGTTGCGGCGCATTCTCAACCGCATCCGCATGATGCACGGAGGCCACGAAACGGATTTGCCCGCCGACCCGGAAAGCCGCCGCGAACTCGCGGCCCGCCTCGGCATCGTCACGCCCGACTTGGCGGCATACGTCGATGAACACAAGAAGCGGGTCCACGCGATCTACAACGAAACGCTTGAGCACGGCCCGGCAACGGCGTAA
- a CDS encoding glycerophosphodiester phosphodiesterase family protein, which produces MTVGFAVLGLFVNSVVSVNAAAGDRLNLPDGFLLVAHRGGVVTETTPENSFAALEEAIRRGYTHVEVDVQCTADGYPVCLHDRSLKRAAGVDGLIDKLTLAEVRDRAPEERVPGFDAYCQRCAGRIGLMVDIKMCPESLRGVFAERLRGSLERHGLSGNTLFIGRSELRPYLEGGGLMNWRGGAAALALAQDIGRNFFVFRHAPDLDRERVRAYQARGLQVIVSINTAHYRGRDPLASGARDAAAMLALGVDGLQIDSEYEPAVKAFFKDRPAVTDDRHPAALADARRDE; this is translated from the coding sequence ATGACGGTGGGATTCGCCGTTCTAGGCCTTTTCGTGAACAGTGTCGTGTCAGTGAACGCCGCGGCGGGGGACCGCCTCAATCTGCCCGATGGCTTCCTGCTCGTTGCCCATCGCGGCGGCGTGGTCACGGAGACGACTCCAGAAAACAGCTTTGCCGCGCTTGAAGAAGCGATCCGCCGGGGTTACACCCACGTTGAAGTGGACGTGCAATGCACCGCGGACGGATACCCTGTTTGCCTGCATGACCGCAGCCTCAAACGTGCTGCAGGCGTGGATGGGCTTATTGACAAGCTCACGCTCGCGGAGGTGCGCGACCGCGCGCCGGAAGAGAGGGTGCCCGGCTTCGACGCCTATTGTCAGCGGTGCGCGGGGCGTATCGGCCTGATGGTGGACATCAAGATGTGTCCGGAATCGTTGCGCGGCGTGTTTGCGGAACGGCTGCGCGGCAGTCTGGAGCGGCACGGGTTGTCGGGCAACACCTTGTTCATAGGCCGGTCCGAACTCCGGCCCTATTTGGAAGGCGGGGGTCTGATGAACTGGCGCGGCGGCGCGGCCGCGCTGGCGCTCGCGCAGGACATAGGCCGCAACTTCTTCGTGTTCCGCCATGCGCCCGACCTGGACCGGGAACGCGTCCGGGCGTATCAGGCGCGCGGACTCCAGGTCATTGTCAGCATCAACACCGCTCATTACCGGGGCCGGGATCCCTTGGCGTCCGGCGCTCGAGATGCAGCCGCCATGCTGGCCCTGGGAGTCGACGGGCTTCAAATCGACAGCGAATACGAGCCCGCGGTGAAAGCATTCTTCAAGGACAGACCCGCCGTGACGGACGACAGACACCCCGCCGCGCTGGCGGATGCCCGGCGCGACGAATAA